Proteins from a genomic interval of Watersipora subatra chromosome 10, tzWatSuba1.1, whole genome shotgun sequence:
- the LOC137406278 gene encoding torsin-1A-like, translating to MKLRGLLVYLPLIISVLRITDAEPVTATFLGISALTIAGVTLVGKPIYCVIKECCQDRWIRRELPNLRKDLEAKVYGQHLAIDSVVKTIRAHLRRPPRKALVLSFHGWTGTGKNLVASVIAQNLYDRGMKSKYVHVLSATKDFARHEKAADYKDQIQHWVEGNVSSCPRQLFIFDEVEKMPDGVLDTLKPFLDHYDSVQGIDYRSSIFLFLGNAGGETLYDATYNHYQSGGKRDDLEVKDMEKMLWTEAYNTKGGLKVSSLITSNLVSHYIPFLPLEKRHVRQCVNDELENRNVSSQKSDGLREKIISQLSFTPEGVELYSISGCKRVHAKIDLVMEEEGYP from the exons ATGAAACTACGTGGTTTGTTGGTCTATTTGCCTCTTATTATCTCCGTTCTGAGAATTACTGATGCCGAGCCAGTCACTGCGACCTTTCTCGGAATCAGTGCTCTCACAATTGCTGGTGTCACTTTGGTCGGTAAACCGATATACTGCGTCATCAAAGAGTGCTGTCAGGATCGATGGATAAGAAGAGAGCTGCCAA ACTTGAGAAAAGACTTGGAAGCTAAAGTTTATGGACAACATTTGGCGATAGACTCAGTTGTAAAGACAATACGAGCTCACCTACGTCGTCCCCCGCGGAAGGCGCTAGTACTGTCTTTTCACGGTTGGACAGGCACAGGAAAAAACTTGGTGGCGTCCGTAATTGCACAGAATTTATATGACAGAGGGATGAAAAGCAAATACGTTCATGTGCTCAGTGCTACCAAAGATTTTGCACGGCACGAAAAGGCTGCCGATTACAAG GATCAGATTCAACATTGGGTAGAGGGCAACGTCTCTTCCTGCCCTCGTCAGCTTTTCATCTTTGATGAAGTGGAGAAAATGCCAGATGGAGTATTGGACACATTAAAACCCTTTCTTGATCACTATGACTCTGTTCAAGGCATTGATTACAGatcatcaatatttttgttcCTTGG GAATGCTGGAGGAGAGACGCTGTATGATGCGACATACAATCACTATCAATCTGGGGGAAAACGTGATGACTTAGAAGTGAAAGATATGGAAAAAATGTTATGGACAGAAGCATACAACACCAAGG GTGGTCTCAAGGTTTCCAGTTTAATAACATCCAACCTCGTCAGCCACTACATACCATTCCTCCCACTCGAGAAGAGACATGTTCGACAATGCGTCAACGATGAACTTGAAAACAGAAATGTTAGTTCTCAGAAGAGTGATGGGCtgagagaaaaaataataagCCAGTTATCTTTTACACCAGAAGGTGTGGAACTGTATTCCATTTCAGGATGTAAGCGTGTACACGCTAAGATTGATCTGGTTATGGAGGAGGAAGGCTATCCCTGA